From the genome of Vicia villosa cultivar HV-30 ecotype Madison, WI linkage group LG2, Vvil1.0, whole genome shotgun sequence, one region includes:
- the LOC131648359 gene encoding uncharacterized protein LOC131648359, with translation MGSASSMLTQYDIEEVQEHCNHLFSQQEIVCLYQRFCQLDRNAKGFISSDEFLSIPEFVMNPISQRLLKMVDGLNFKDFVAFLSAFSTKASAHQKIELIFRVYDSDHNGKVSFKDILQVLKDLSGSFMSDEQREEVLSQVLKEAGYSKDCYLTLDDFIKVLGQSGVKMDVEVPVD, from the exons ATGGGGAGTGCATCATCTATGTTAACTCAATATGATATTGAAGAAGTTCAAGAACACTGCAACCATTTAT TTTCGCAGCAGGAAATAGTTTGTTTGTATCAACGGTTTTGTCAACTTGATCGAAATGCTAAGGGCTTTATTTCATCTGATGAGTTTTTATCCATTCCTGAGTTTGTTATGAATCCTATTTCTCAG AGGTTACTCAAGATGGTTGATGGTTTGAATTTTAAAGACTTTGTGGCCTTTTTGTCAGCATTTAGTACCAAAGCTAGTGCGCACCAAAAAATAGAAC TTATTTTTAGAGTATATGATTCAGATCATAATGGAAAAGTGTCATTCAAAGACATATTACAAGTTCTAAAAGATTTGTCTGGTTCATTCATGTCTGATGAGCAAAGAGAG GAAGTTCTGAGCCAAGTTCTGAAAGAAGCGGGATACTCAAAAGACTGCTACTTAACATTGGATGACTTCATTAAG gttcttgGTCAATCTGGTGTAAAAATGGATGTTGAAGTCCCTGTTGATTAA
- the LOC131654067 gene encoding topless-related protein 1-like isoform X1: MFEALSFGFQDKGVPVAMSSLSRELVFLILQFLDEEKFKETVHKLEQESGFFFNMKYFEDEVHSGNWDEVERYLSGFTKVDDNRYSMKIFFEIRKQKYLEALDKHDRSKGVEILVKDLKVFSTFNEELFKEITQLLTLDNFRENEQLSKYGDTKSARAIMLVELKKLIEANPLFRDKLQFPNLKNSRLRTLINQSLNWQHQLCKNPRPNPDIKTLFVDHSCGQPNGARAPSPANMPLLGSLPKVGGFPPLGAHGPFQPTPAPVPMPLAGWMSNPTTVAHPSVSGGGAIGLGVGAPSMPAALKHPRTPPTNPSVDYPSGDSDHVSKRTRPLGMSDEGNLPVNVLSATFPGHGHGHSQAFNSPEDLPKNLLRTLNQGSSPMSMDFHPVQQTLLLVGTNVADIGLWELGSRERLVLRNFKVWDLSACSMPFQAALVKDPAVSVNRVTWSPDGALFGVAYSRHIVQIYSYHGGEDVRQHLEIDAHVGGVNDLAFSHPNKQLCVITCGDDKTIKVWDAATGIKQYTFEGHEAPVYSVCPHYKENIQFIFSTALDGKIKAWLYDNLGSRVDYDAPGRWCTTMAYSADGTRLFSCGTSKEGESSIVEWNESEGAVKRTYQGFRKRSLGVVQFDTTKNRYLAAGDDFSIKFWEMDNIQLLTTVDAEGGLPASPRIRFNKDGSLLAVSANDNGIKIIANGDGIRLLRSLENSLYDASRTSEAMTKPTINPMSVATAATGAALTERASSVAAIAGMNGDARSLGDIKPRISEESNDKSKIWKLTEIKEPSHCRSLKLPENARVTKISRLIYTNSGNAILALASNAIHLLWKWQRNERNSSGKATASVPPQLWQPSSGILMTNDINDNNTEDAVPCFALSKNDSYVMSASGGKISLFNMMTFKTMTTFMPAPPAATFLAFHPQDNNIIAIGMDDSSIQIYNVRVDEVKSKLNGHTKRITGLAFSHVLNVLVSSGADAQICVWNTDGWEKQKNRFLQFPAGRTPPAQADTRVQFHQDQFRFLVVHETQLAIYEAGKLECLKQWFPRDSAAPISHATFSCDSQLIFASFLDATICVFSASNLRLRCRINPSAYLSANLSANVQPHVIAAHPQEPNQFAVGLSDGIVHVFEPLESEGKWGVPPPIENGSSSNMVVSSVGASSDEPQR; this comes from the exons ATGTTTGAAGCTCTGAGCTTTGGCTTTCAAG ACAAAGGGGTTCCGGTTGCCATGTCGTCTCTCAGCAGGGAGTTGGTGTTCTTGATCTTGCAGTTTCTGGATGAGGAAAAGTTTAAAGAGACAGTTCACAA gcTTGAACAAGAATCAGGGTTTTTCTTTAACATGAAGTattttgaagatgaagttcatagTGGGAATTGGGATGAGGTTGAGAGATACCTCTCGGGTTTCACTAAAGTCGATGATAATAGATATTCTATGAAGATATTTTTTGAGATCAGGAAGCAGAAGTATTTGGAAGCATTAGACAA GCATGATCGGTCGAAGGGTGTGGAAATATTagtgaaggatttgaaagtattTTCTACTTTTAATGAAGAATTGTTCAAGGAAATCACACAGCTTTTGACATTGGATAATTTTAG GGAAAATGAACAATTGTCCAAGTATGGTGATACCAAGTCCGCGAGAGCAATCATGTTGGTTGAGCTCAAAAAATTGATTGAGGCAAATCCCTTATTTCGCGATAAATTGCAATTTCCCAATCTTAAGAACTCAAGATTGCGGACTCTCATCAATCAAAG CCTGAATTGGCAACATCAACTTTGTAAGAATCCACGGCCAAATCCAGATATAAAAACTCTTTTCGTGGATCACTCTTGTGGACAACCAAATGGTGCACGGGCGCCATCACCTGCTAATATGCCGCTACTAGGATCCTTACCAAAGGTTGGAGGATTTCCTCCTCTTGGTGCACACGGG CCATTTCAACCAACTCCAGCACCTGTGCCGATGCCCCTGGCTGGTTGGATGTCAAATCCTACTACTGTGGCACATCCCTCGGTTTCTGGAGGAGGAGCTATAGGTCTTGGTGTTGGCGCACCATCAATGCCCG CTGCTTTGAAGCATCCTAGGACACCTCCAACTAATCCTTCTGTTGACTACCCTTCTGGGGATTCAGATCATGTTTCTAAGAGAACAAGACCACTAGGAATGTCCGATGAG GGAAATCTACCTGTTAATGTTTTGTCGGCGACGTTTCCGGGACATGGTCATGGTCATAGTCAGGCTTTTAATTCACCTGAGGACTTGCCTAAGAATCTCTTGCGAACTCTAAATCAAGGCTCGTCTCCTATGAGCATGGACTTTCATCCAGTTCAACAGACTTTACTCCTTG TTGGTACAAATGTGGCGGACATTGGTTTATGGGAATTGGGCTCTAGGGAGCGGTTGGTCTTGAGGAACTTCAAAGTTTGGGATCTTAGTGCTTGTTCAATGCCATTTCAG GCTGCTCTTGTGAAAGATCCAGCTGTTTCTGTCAATCGCGTGACTTGGAGTCCCGACGGAGCTTTGTTTG GAGTAGCTTACTCTAGGCACATTGTTCAGATATACTCTTACCATGGCGGGGAGGACGTACGACAGCACTTGGAG ATTGACGCTCATGTCGGCGGAGTAAACGATCTAGCATTTTCTCACCCAAATAAGCAGCTGTGTGTGATCACCTGTGGTGATGATAAGACCATTAAG GTGTGGGATGCTGCTACCGGTATAAAGCAGTACACTTTCGAAGGTCACGAGGCTCCTGTTTATTCTGTCTGCCCACATTATAAAGAAAACATTCAG TTCATCTTTTCAACTGCACTAGATGGAAAAATAAAAGCATGGTTGTATGACAATTTGGGATCTCGTGTTGACTATGACGCTCCTGGTCGGTGGTGTACAACCATGGCTTATAGCGCTGATGGTACACG ACTCTTTTCTTGTGGGACTAGCAAGGAGGGGGAATCCTCTATTGTTGAGTGGAATGAAAGTGAAGGAGCTGTAAAAAGAACTTATCAAGGATTTCGTAAACGATCTTTGGGTGTTGTACAATTTGATACAACCAAAAATCGATATCTGGCTGCTGGTGATGATTTCTCCATTAAATTTTGGGAGATGGATAATATTCAGCTTTTGACAACCGTTGATGCTGAAGGGGGTCTCCCT GCAAGCCCTCGTATCCGTTTCAATAAGGATGGATCTCTTTTAGCCGTCTCTGCAAATGATAATGGAATTAAAATCATAGCCAATGGAGATGGTATTCGTTTATTGCGCTCATTAGAGAATTCATTATATGATGCATCGAGAACGTCAGAAGCCATGACAAAG CCTACAATAAACCCGATGTCAGTTGCTACTGCTGCAACTGGTGCTGCACTTACAGAGAGAGCCTCATCTGTGGCAGCTATTGCTGGAATG AATGGAGATGCTCGGAGTTTAGGTGATATTAAACCTAGAATAAGTGAAGAATCCAATGACAAGTCAAAGATATGGAAGCTCACTGAAATCAAAGAACCATCTCATTGTAGATCCTTGAAGCTACCTGAAAATGCAAGAGTAACCAAG ATATCGAGGTTGATATATACTAATTCAGGTAATGCTATTCTGGCATTAGCTTCAAATGCCATTCATCTTCTTTGGAAATGGCAACGAAATGAGCGTAATTCATCCGGCAAG GCCACTGCTAGTGTGCCCCCTCAGTTGTGGCAACCTTCAAGTGGCATCCTGATGACTAATGACATTAATGATAACAATACCGAGGACGCAGTTCCATGTTTCGCTCTTTCCAAAAATGATTCTTACGTAATGTCCGCATCGGGTGGAAAGATATCTCTGTTCAATATGATGACTTTTAAG ACAATGACAACGTTCATGCCAGCCCCGCCTGCAGCAACTTTTCTGGCTTTCCATCCTCAGGATAACAATATTATTGCTATAGGCATGGACGATTCTTCCATTCAGATTTATAATGTCCGCGTAGATGAG GTTAAAAGTAAACTCAATGGCCATACTAAAAGAATAACCGGTCTTGCATTTTCTCATGTACTGAACGTACTTGTTTCATCTGGGGCAGATGCTCAG ATTTGTGTATGGAATACCGACGGATGGGAGAAGCAGAAGAATAGATTTTTGCAATTTCCTGCCGGGAGAACTCCACCAGCACAGGCAGATACACGTGTACAATTCCATCAGGATCAGTTCCGCTTCTTGGTGGTACATGAAACTCAGCTTGCCATTTATGAGGCAGGAAAACTAGAATGCTTAAAGCAG TGGTTCCCACGAGATTCTGCTGCACCAATTTCACATGCAACTTTCTCATGTGATAGCCAGCTGATATTTGCCAGCTTTTTAGATGCAACAATCTGTGTATTTAGTGCTTCAAACCTTCGATTGCGATGTCGTATCAATCCTTCTGCTTATCTTTCCGCAAATCTTAG TGCTAACGTTCAACCGCATGTAATTGCTGCACATCCACAAGAACCAAATCAGTTTGCTGTTGGACTGTCAGACGGCATAGTTCATGTCTTTGAGCCCCTTGAGTCTGAAGGCAAGTGGGGTGTGCCTCCACCTATTGAGAATGGATCATCAAGCAATATGGTAGTTTCGTCTGTCGGTGCTTCTTCCGATGAACCCCAAAGATGA
- the LOC131654067 gene encoding topless-related protein 1-like isoform X2: MFEALSFGFQDKGVPVAMSSLSRELVFLILQFLDEEKFKETVHKLEQESGFFFNMKYFEDEVHSGNWDEVERYLSGFTKVDDNRYSMKIFFEIRKQKYLEALDKHDRSKGVEILVKDLKVFSTFNEELFKEITQLLTLDNFRENEQLSKYGDTKSARAIMLVELKKLIEANPLFRDKLQFPNLKNSRLRTLINQSLNWQHQLCKNPRPNPDIKTLFVDHSCGQPNGARAPSPANMPLLGSLPKVGGFPPLGAHGPFQPTPAPVPMPLAGWMSNPTTVAHPSVSGGGAIGLGVGAPSMPDHVSKRTRPLGMSDEGNLPVNVLSATFPGHGHGHSQAFNSPEDLPKNLLRTLNQGSSPMSMDFHPVQQTLLLVGTNVADIGLWELGSRERLVLRNFKVWDLSACSMPFQAALVKDPAVSVNRVTWSPDGALFGVAYSRHIVQIYSYHGGEDVRQHLEIDAHVGGVNDLAFSHPNKQLCVITCGDDKTIKVWDAATGIKQYTFEGHEAPVYSVCPHYKENIQFIFSTALDGKIKAWLYDNLGSRVDYDAPGRWCTTMAYSADGTRLFSCGTSKEGESSIVEWNESEGAVKRTYQGFRKRSLGVVQFDTTKNRYLAAGDDFSIKFWEMDNIQLLTTVDAEGGLPASPRIRFNKDGSLLAVSANDNGIKIIANGDGIRLLRSLENSLYDASRTSEAMTKPTINPMSVATAATGAALTERASSVAAIAGMNGDARSLGDIKPRISEESNDKSKIWKLTEIKEPSHCRSLKLPENARVTKISRLIYTNSGNAILALASNAIHLLWKWQRNERNSSGKATASVPPQLWQPSSGILMTNDINDNNTEDAVPCFALSKNDSYVMSASGGKISLFNMMTFKTMTTFMPAPPAATFLAFHPQDNNIIAIGMDDSSIQIYNVRVDEVKSKLNGHTKRITGLAFSHVLNVLVSSGADAQICVWNTDGWEKQKNRFLQFPAGRTPPAQADTRVQFHQDQFRFLVVHETQLAIYEAGKLECLKQWFPRDSAAPISHATFSCDSQLIFASFLDATICVFSASNLRLRCRINPSAYLSANLSANVQPHVIAAHPQEPNQFAVGLSDGIVHVFEPLESEGKWGVPPPIENGSSSNMVVSSVGASSDEPQR; this comes from the exons ATGTTTGAAGCTCTGAGCTTTGGCTTTCAAG ACAAAGGGGTTCCGGTTGCCATGTCGTCTCTCAGCAGGGAGTTGGTGTTCTTGATCTTGCAGTTTCTGGATGAGGAAAAGTTTAAAGAGACAGTTCACAA gcTTGAACAAGAATCAGGGTTTTTCTTTAACATGAAGTattttgaagatgaagttcatagTGGGAATTGGGATGAGGTTGAGAGATACCTCTCGGGTTTCACTAAAGTCGATGATAATAGATATTCTATGAAGATATTTTTTGAGATCAGGAAGCAGAAGTATTTGGAAGCATTAGACAA GCATGATCGGTCGAAGGGTGTGGAAATATTagtgaaggatttgaaagtattTTCTACTTTTAATGAAGAATTGTTCAAGGAAATCACACAGCTTTTGACATTGGATAATTTTAG GGAAAATGAACAATTGTCCAAGTATGGTGATACCAAGTCCGCGAGAGCAATCATGTTGGTTGAGCTCAAAAAATTGATTGAGGCAAATCCCTTATTTCGCGATAAATTGCAATTTCCCAATCTTAAGAACTCAAGATTGCGGACTCTCATCAATCAAAG CCTGAATTGGCAACATCAACTTTGTAAGAATCCACGGCCAAATCCAGATATAAAAACTCTTTTCGTGGATCACTCTTGTGGACAACCAAATGGTGCACGGGCGCCATCACCTGCTAATATGCCGCTACTAGGATCCTTACCAAAGGTTGGAGGATTTCCTCCTCTTGGTGCACACGGG CCATTTCAACCAACTCCAGCACCTGTGCCGATGCCCCTGGCTGGTTGGATGTCAAATCCTACTACTGTGGCACATCCCTCGGTTTCTGGAGGAGGAGCTATAGGTCTTGGTGTTGGCGCACCATCAATGCCCG ATCATGTTTCTAAGAGAACAAGACCACTAGGAATGTCCGATGAG GGAAATCTACCTGTTAATGTTTTGTCGGCGACGTTTCCGGGACATGGTCATGGTCATAGTCAGGCTTTTAATTCACCTGAGGACTTGCCTAAGAATCTCTTGCGAACTCTAAATCAAGGCTCGTCTCCTATGAGCATGGACTTTCATCCAGTTCAACAGACTTTACTCCTTG TTGGTACAAATGTGGCGGACATTGGTTTATGGGAATTGGGCTCTAGGGAGCGGTTGGTCTTGAGGAACTTCAAAGTTTGGGATCTTAGTGCTTGTTCAATGCCATTTCAG GCTGCTCTTGTGAAAGATCCAGCTGTTTCTGTCAATCGCGTGACTTGGAGTCCCGACGGAGCTTTGTTTG GAGTAGCTTACTCTAGGCACATTGTTCAGATATACTCTTACCATGGCGGGGAGGACGTACGACAGCACTTGGAG ATTGACGCTCATGTCGGCGGAGTAAACGATCTAGCATTTTCTCACCCAAATAAGCAGCTGTGTGTGATCACCTGTGGTGATGATAAGACCATTAAG GTGTGGGATGCTGCTACCGGTATAAAGCAGTACACTTTCGAAGGTCACGAGGCTCCTGTTTATTCTGTCTGCCCACATTATAAAGAAAACATTCAG TTCATCTTTTCAACTGCACTAGATGGAAAAATAAAAGCATGGTTGTATGACAATTTGGGATCTCGTGTTGACTATGACGCTCCTGGTCGGTGGTGTACAACCATGGCTTATAGCGCTGATGGTACACG ACTCTTTTCTTGTGGGACTAGCAAGGAGGGGGAATCCTCTATTGTTGAGTGGAATGAAAGTGAAGGAGCTGTAAAAAGAACTTATCAAGGATTTCGTAAACGATCTTTGGGTGTTGTACAATTTGATACAACCAAAAATCGATATCTGGCTGCTGGTGATGATTTCTCCATTAAATTTTGGGAGATGGATAATATTCAGCTTTTGACAACCGTTGATGCTGAAGGGGGTCTCCCT GCAAGCCCTCGTATCCGTTTCAATAAGGATGGATCTCTTTTAGCCGTCTCTGCAAATGATAATGGAATTAAAATCATAGCCAATGGAGATGGTATTCGTTTATTGCGCTCATTAGAGAATTCATTATATGATGCATCGAGAACGTCAGAAGCCATGACAAAG CCTACAATAAACCCGATGTCAGTTGCTACTGCTGCAACTGGTGCTGCACTTACAGAGAGAGCCTCATCTGTGGCAGCTATTGCTGGAATG AATGGAGATGCTCGGAGTTTAGGTGATATTAAACCTAGAATAAGTGAAGAATCCAATGACAAGTCAAAGATATGGAAGCTCACTGAAATCAAAGAACCATCTCATTGTAGATCCTTGAAGCTACCTGAAAATGCAAGAGTAACCAAG ATATCGAGGTTGATATATACTAATTCAGGTAATGCTATTCTGGCATTAGCTTCAAATGCCATTCATCTTCTTTGGAAATGGCAACGAAATGAGCGTAATTCATCCGGCAAG GCCACTGCTAGTGTGCCCCCTCAGTTGTGGCAACCTTCAAGTGGCATCCTGATGACTAATGACATTAATGATAACAATACCGAGGACGCAGTTCCATGTTTCGCTCTTTCCAAAAATGATTCTTACGTAATGTCCGCATCGGGTGGAAAGATATCTCTGTTCAATATGATGACTTTTAAG ACAATGACAACGTTCATGCCAGCCCCGCCTGCAGCAACTTTTCTGGCTTTCCATCCTCAGGATAACAATATTATTGCTATAGGCATGGACGATTCTTCCATTCAGATTTATAATGTCCGCGTAGATGAG GTTAAAAGTAAACTCAATGGCCATACTAAAAGAATAACCGGTCTTGCATTTTCTCATGTACTGAACGTACTTGTTTCATCTGGGGCAGATGCTCAG ATTTGTGTATGGAATACCGACGGATGGGAGAAGCAGAAGAATAGATTTTTGCAATTTCCTGCCGGGAGAACTCCACCAGCACAGGCAGATACACGTGTACAATTCCATCAGGATCAGTTCCGCTTCTTGGTGGTACATGAAACTCAGCTTGCCATTTATGAGGCAGGAAAACTAGAATGCTTAAAGCAG TGGTTCCCACGAGATTCTGCTGCACCAATTTCACATGCAACTTTCTCATGTGATAGCCAGCTGATATTTGCCAGCTTTTTAGATGCAACAATCTGTGTATTTAGTGCTTCAAACCTTCGATTGCGATGTCGTATCAATCCTTCTGCTTATCTTTCCGCAAATCTTAG TGCTAACGTTCAACCGCATGTAATTGCTGCACATCCACAAGAACCAAATCAGTTTGCTGTTGGACTGTCAGACGGCATAGTTCATGTCTTTGAGCCCCTTGAGTCTGAAGGCAAGTGGGGTGTGCCTCCACCTATTGAGAATGGATCATCAAGCAATATGGTAGTTTCGTCTGTCGGTGCTTCTTCCGATGAACCCCAAAGATGA